One region of Ornithinibacter aureus genomic DNA includes:
- a CDS encoding GNAT family N-acetyltransferase, with protein sequence MIRTYTPADHDPLVKLFARAGVDAPGGELWRHLPSERMIYLDPYIEYCPDTLFLAEVKGDLVGYLTGCPDSALIPSEDERFTKAVMEHKLMLRPRSLPFFLRSLSDVVRTKVRGGEVASGEDVDHRWPAHLHINLAPQARGTGVAQEMMERWQDWLTNSGSPGCHLQTLVENTRATRFFAKCEFVPHGSTPLVPGVRYEGRPVHQQTMVWTSPKAG encoded by the coding sequence ATGATCCGGACCTATACGCCCGCTGACCACGACCCGCTCGTCAAGCTCTTCGCCCGTGCGGGTGTCGACGCACCTGGCGGTGAGCTGTGGAGGCATCTGCCGTCAGAGCGGATGATCTATCTCGATCCCTACATCGAGTACTGCCCAGACACTCTGTTCCTCGCCGAGGTCAAAGGCGACCTGGTCGGCTACCTGACGGGATGTCCCGACAGTGCCCTGATTCCGAGCGAGGACGAGCGGTTCACCAAGGCAGTCATGGAGCACAAGCTGATGCTCAGGCCACGCTCGCTGCCGTTCTTCCTCCGGAGCCTCTCCGACGTGGTCAGGACGAAGGTGCGCGGGGGGGAGGTCGCGTCGGGTGAGGACGTGGACCATCGTTGGCCAGCTCACCTTCACATCAATCTGGCGCCGCAGGCACGCGGCACCGGTGTGGCCCAGGAGATGATGGAGCGCTGGCAGGACTGGCTCACGAACTCCGGCAGCCCTGGCTGTCACTTGCAGACCTTGGTCGAGAACACGCGGGCAACACGGTTCTTCGCGAAGTGCGAGTTCGTGCCGCATGGCTCGACCCCGCTGGTGCCGGGGGTCCGGTACGAGGGGCGGCCAGTGCATCAGCAGACCATGGTCTGGACTTCTCCGAAGGCTGGCTGA
- a CDS encoding PIN domain nuclease: protein MTEWLIDKSALVRLADSPDAERWAERIERGLVRITTVTRLEVGYSARSGKDARSMLTSPPVSAMPVEYLTPVIEDRAVQVQLLLAGQGQHRAPSIPDIIIAATAELAGLTVLHVDKDFELIATITGQPAERLQT from the coding sequence ATGACCGAGTGGCTGATCGACAAGTCGGCCCTGGTGCGCTTGGCGGACAGCCCCGATGCCGAGCGGTGGGCAGAGCGGATCGAACGGGGCCTGGTCCGGATCACGACCGTGACGCGTCTCGAGGTTGGCTACTCCGCCCGCAGCGGCAAGGACGCCCGGTCAATGTTGACCAGCCCACCCGTCTCGGCGATGCCGGTGGAGTACCTCACCCCGGTCATCGAGGACCGCGCCGTGCAGGTGCAGTTGCTCCTAGCCGGACAGGGTCAACACCGCGCGCCCTCCATCCCCGACATCATCATCGCCGCAACAGCCGAACTGGCGGGGCTGACCGTCCTGCACGTGGACAAAGACTTCGAGCTCATCGCCACCATCACCGGCCAACCCGCCGAGCGACTCCAGACATAG
- a CDS encoding antitoxin — translation MLIRDIPESVLAAVDAHASRLGLSRVEYIRRRLAADAATSGASVSAADLRSFADKVTDLADPQVMGAAWQ, via the coding sequence GTGTTGATCCGCGACATCCCGGAATCGGTGCTCGCGGCGGTGGACGCACACGCGTCGCGGCTGGGGCTCTCGCGTGTGGAGTACATCCGCCGACGTCTCGCGGCAGACGCGGCGACCTCGGGCGCTTCGGTCTCCGCCGCTGATCTGCGTTCGTTCGCCGACAAGGTCACGGATCTGGCCGACCCGCAGGTGATGGGTGCGGCGTGGCAATGA
- a CDS encoding addiction module antidote protein produces the protein MARNGKYTRFDAADYLEDLDDVATYLEIALQESAEDPTAIPRALGVIARSQNMSELARRVGMSRDGLYKALSADGNPTWSTILKVTNALGLRLELHTVA, from the coding sequence ATGGCTAGGAACGGCAAGTACACACGCTTCGACGCCGCCGACTACCTCGAGGATCTCGACGACGTCGCCACCTACCTCGAGATCGCCTTGCAGGAGTCGGCCGAGGATCCCACCGCCATCCCCCGGGCCCTGGGCGTCATCGCCCGTTCGCAGAACATGAGCGAGCTCGCTCGGCGCGTGGGCATGAGCCGCGACGGCCTCTACAAAGCACTCTCAGCCGACGGCAACCCGACCTGGTCGACCATCCTGAAAGTCACCAACGCCCTCGGCCTGCGCTTGGAACTGCACACCGTCGCCTGA
- a CDS encoding type II toxin-antitoxin system RelE/ParE family toxin, with protein sequence MVEVIRTDDFDKWLRKLKDRVGRLRIVERLDRLASGNPGDAKQVGQGVWELRLMFGPGYRIYYLHDGPRVILLLCGGDKATQQRDIERAHQLADYYRNEEDKDHG encoded by the coding sequence ATGGTCGAGGTCATCCGCACCGACGACTTCGACAAGTGGCTACGAAAGCTCAAGGACAGGGTCGGTCGACTCCGCATCGTCGAACGCCTCGACCGGCTCGCCTCAGGCAACCCAGGCGACGCCAAACAGGTCGGCCAGGGCGTCTGGGAACTCCGACTGATGTTCGGTCCCGGCTACCGCATCTACTACCTACACGACGGCCCGCGAGTGATCCTGCTGCTCTGCGGCGGCGACAAGGCAACACAGCAGCGGGACATCGAGCGGGCTCACCAGCTCGCGGACTACTACCGCAACGAGGAGGACAAGGACCATGGCTAG
- a CDS encoding response regulator transcription factor: MRVVVVDDQELMRRGLTMLLGTEDGVSVVGEAGDGHAALAVIAATAPDIVLTDARMPVMDGVSLAAAVREAYPELPVVILTTFDDDDLVQRALGAGAAGFLLKDATTEELVLGMRLALKGGLVIDPRVARSAFTTRARGADRASTSAEPFAVLTRAEQAVARLVATGATNSEIAQTLYLVEGTVKNHVSALLRKLDQRDRTALALLLARYLGH, encoded by the coding sequence ATGCGGGTCGTGGTGGTTGACGACCAGGAGCTGATGCGCCGTGGCCTGACCATGCTGCTCGGCACCGAAGACGGCGTCAGCGTTGTCGGCGAGGCCGGCGACGGACACGCAGCCCTAGCCGTCATCGCCGCGACTGCGCCAGACATCGTCCTCACCGACGCCCGGATGCCGGTGATGGACGGAGTGAGCCTCGCCGCGGCGGTGCGCGAGGCATACCCCGAACTGCCGGTCGTCATCCTGACCACCTTCGACGACGACGACCTGGTCCAGCGCGCGCTCGGTGCCGGCGCCGCTGGCTTCCTCCTCAAAGATGCCACCACCGAAGAGCTCGTACTCGGCATGCGGCTCGCGCTCAAAGGTGGCCTGGTCATCGATCCGCGAGTGGCCCGCTCCGCGTTCACGACCCGGGCGCGCGGCGCGGACCGTGCTAGCACGTCAGCGGAGCCGTTCGCCGTCCTCACCCGCGCGGAACAGGCCGTCGCCCGCCTCGTCGCCACCGGCGCGACGAACAGCGAAATCGCGCAGACGCTCTACCTCGTCGAGGGCACCGTGAAGAACCATGTCTCCGCGCTGCTACGCAAACTGGACCAGCGGGACCGCACCGCCCTAGCCCTGCTCCTCGCCCGCTACCTCGGCCACTAG
- a CDS encoding sensor histidine kinase produces the protein MSGWDPFANPSRWSRILDLFSVLALGVALFGVYQAFSEGVGNGITAGALCVVAVGLWTRVRSGQGRWPPYALVLVSAAFLVVPGSGYAGGFHLTVTIALLGLREGFRSALLANLAATLTLAVWLAWRDGVSLEDSMISAATIVLFLMLGVGFGALLRDLAVAREVAARHGAELAVANEQLRASIATERELVLAQERARSARDLHDGLGHRLTLVAMSLDFAQRMRNRDPEEAWNEITSAATTNLEALDHMRLWVRALDPPASAAGLGGPAAFAAIADAFRGTGLTVRVAHQGSVEALPGPVAVFATRFIQEGLTNVLRHARADEVDITILQSPHQVRITVTDNGIERAADAPEGFGLRSLRTRAEELDGRLTSGPSGAGGWELATVLPLDEQAIVRTG, from the coding sequence GTGAGCGGATGGGACCCCTTCGCCAACCCCTCCAGGTGGAGTCGAATCCTCGACCTGTTCAGCGTGCTGGCGCTCGGGGTCGCGCTCTTCGGGGTGTACCAGGCATTCTCCGAGGGCGTCGGCAACGGCATCACTGCCGGGGCACTGTGCGTGGTGGCTGTGGGCCTGTGGACGCGGGTCCGTAGCGGGCAGGGGCGTTGGCCGCCCTACGCGCTCGTGCTCGTCTCCGCGGCCTTTCTCGTCGTGCCAGGCAGCGGCTACGCGGGCGGCTTCCACCTCACCGTGACGATCGCCCTGCTCGGCCTGCGTGAAGGCTTCCGCAGCGCGCTGCTGGCCAATCTCGCGGCGACTCTCACCCTGGCAGTCTGGCTTGCCTGGCGCGACGGCGTGAGCCTCGAGGACTCCATGATCTCGGCCGCCACCATAGTGCTCTTCCTCATGCTGGGCGTGGGGTTCGGCGCACTACTGCGGGACCTGGCGGTGGCCCGTGAGGTGGCGGCCCGCCACGGGGCGGAGCTCGCCGTCGCCAACGAGCAGCTGCGGGCGTCGATCGCGACCGAGCGCGAGCTCGTCCTGGCCCAGGAGCGGGCCCGCTCAGCGCGGGACCTGCACGACGGGCTGGGGCACCGGCTCACGCTCGTGGCGATGAGCCTGGACTTCGCTCAACGGATGCGGAACCGCGACCCGGAGGAAGCGTGGAACGAGATCACCAGCGCGGCGACCACGAACCTCGAGGCGCTCGACCACATGCGGCTGTGGGTCCGGGCCCTGGACCCGCCGGCATCGGCTGCCGGTCTGGGGGGTCCGGCCGCCTTCGCGGCGATCGCGGACGCCTTCCGGGGGACCGGGCTGACGGTGCGGGTGGCTCACCAGGGGTCCGTGGAGGCCCTGCCGGGGCCGGTCGCGGTCTTCGCGACACGCTTCATCCAGGAGGGGCTCACCAACGTGCTGCGGCACGCGCGCGCGGACGAGGTCGACATCACCATCCTGCAGAGCCCGCACCAGGTCCGGATCACGGTTACAGACAACGGGATCGAACGAGCGGCCGACGCACCCGAAGGCTTCGGCCTGCGGTCGCTACGCACACGGGCGGAGGAACTCGACGGCCGGCTCACCAGCGGACCGAGCGGAGCCGGGGGCTGGGAGCTCGCCACGGTGCTGCCGCTCGACGAGCAGGCCATAGTGAGGACAGGCTGA
- a CDS encoding ABC transporter ATP-binding protein codes for MSIALSAQTEPSSAAGTSAAERSAPGPQVPGPLVLGRNITKAYRAGSREVEILHGVSMAVEPGEMCAVMGPSGSGKSTLLYTLAGLELPSTGTVQLLGRDTTALSRAALARLRRCEVGFVFQAYNLVPTLTAFENVALPARLRGEKPPTETIRHALALVGLEGFEETRPVVMSGGEQQRVALARVIAQRPRIVFADEPTGALDTHSGAVVLDALRQIAHRPDQCVLTVTHDPVVAAQCDRVLFLHDGYLARELTSPSAAEVAALLTDLAVTGTGASS; via the coding sequence ATGAGCATCGCACTGTCGGCACAGACCGAACCCTCATCCGCAGCAGGTACGTCAGCAGCAGAACGGTCCGCACCAGGTCCGCAGGTGCCCGGCCCGCTCGTCCTCGGACGCAACATCACCAAGGCCTACCGCGCCGGCAGTCGGGAGGTGGAGATCCTGCACGGCGTCTCGATGGCCGTTGAGCCCGGAGAGATGTGTGCCGTCATGGGCCCGTCCGGATCGGGCAAGTCGACGCTGCTGTACACCCTCGCCGGGCTCGAGCTGCCGAGCACCGGCACGGTGCAGCTGCTGGGGCGGGACACGACAGCGCTGTCACGCGCCGCCCTGGCGCGACTGCGGCGCTGCGAGGTCGGCTTCGTGTTCCAGGCGTACAACCTGGTGCCGACGCTGACGGCCTTCGAGAACGTCGCGTTGCCTGCCCGCCTGCGCGGCGAGAAGCCGCCGACGGAGACCATCCGCCACGCCCTCGCCCTGGTCGGGTTGGAGGGCTTCGAGGAGACCAGGCCGGTCGTGATGTCCGGCGGCGAGCAGCAACGCGTCGCCCTGGCGCGGGTGATCGCCCAGCGACCCCGGATCGTGTTCGCCGACGAGCCGACCGGGGCACTGGACACCCACAGCGGTGCCGTCGTCCTCGACGCTCTCCGGCAGATCGCCCACCGCCCGGACCAGTGCGTCCTGACCGTGACCCACGACCCGGTCGTGGCCGCGCAGTGTGACCGGGTGCTGTTCCTCCACGACGGCTATCTCGCGCGCGAGCTGACCAGTCCGAGCGCAGCCGAAGTCGCGGCGCTTCTCACCGACCTGGCCGTCACCGGCACCGGTGCCTCGTCATGA
- a CDS encoding FtsX-like permease family protein, which translates to MIRLALADLRDSWLAWLGVSIGFVTLNFSLALSGIALTSAASSTAALGPDGTQLLRVDGIANIVLSSLVGLAVIGAATALVVTSRRGALARVLLAGATPAQVTLLVTTQITAVALASSVVGSILAVALAPTALRLVVEDRGLAGFDPTVSVPLLLGTATGCALLCVIGGLRQAHAASAIPPVEALREATSGGTRPEGPLHRTLRALRFAASIAALLVMFVFVAAAGNTAATEPEAGKDLVSMITQQAFLAVPVAGLALTAILPWIVGPVTRAWTGALPTRSASWHLARHTVLAKRDRLTRSIVPVMFSVGLVFGLMAVGATFAGIAEHLGVGQLEGSSATSMLTLAGLPLAVAVAGAVGNLVMMSRQRSAELALDGVIGATPRQQILIPIFEALIITLTASILGLIMATVGGSLLALGLSQVLPQAQLVMPWALLAGSVLACLIVVTAATTGPIIRSLGAPAPTVISRFIAT; encoded by the coding sequence ATGATCCGCCTCGCCCTGGCCGACCTGAGGGACTCATGGCTCGCCTGGCTCGGAGTCTCGATCGGCTTCGTCACCCTCAACTTCTCGCTCGCACTCTCCGGCATCGCCCTGACCAGCGCGGCCTCATCCACAGCGGCACTCGGCCCCGACGGCACCCAGCTGCTGCGCGTGGACGGCATCGCCAACATTGTCCTGAGCAGCCTTGTCGGCCTGGCCGTCATCGGGGCGGCGACGGCCCTGGTCGTCACCTCGCGCCGGGGCGCCCTCGCCCGGGTGCTGCTCGCCGGCGCCACCCCTGCCCAGGTCACGCTTCTGGTGACGACCCAGATCACCGCCGTCGCACTGGCCTCCTCGGTCGTGGGGTCGATCCTGGCCGTGGCACTGGCCCCGACCGCCCTACGCCTCGTCGTCGAGGACCGAGGCCTCGCCGGCTTCGACCCGACCGTCTCGGTGCCGCTCCTCCTAGGCACCGCCACCGGCTGCGCACTGCTCTGCGTCATCGGCGGACTACGTCAGGCTCACGCCGCCAGCGCCATCCCACCGGTCGAGGCGCTGCGGGAGGCCACCAGCGGCGGCACCCGACCGGAGGGGCCGCTGCACCGCACCCTGCGGGCACTGCGGTTCGCCGCCTCAATCGCGGCCCTGCTCGTCATGTTCGTGTTCGTGGCTGCGGCCGGCAACACGGCGGCGACCGAGCCCGAGGCAGGCAAGGACCTCGTCAGCATGATCACCCAACAGGCCTTCCTCGCCGTACCGGTCGCCGGCCTGGCACTCACCGCGATCCTGCCGTGGATCGTCGGACCGGTCACCCGGGCCTGGACCGGAGCCCTGCCAACCCGCAGCGCCTCCTGGCACCTGGCCCGCCACACCGTCCTGGCCAAACGGGACCGGCTCACCCGCTCAATCGTCCCCGTCATGTTCTCCGTCGGCCTGGTGTTCGGGCTCATGGCCGTCGGAGCAACCTTCGCCGGCATCGCTGAGCACCTCGGCGTCGGGCAGCTGGAGGGGTCCTCGGCCACCAGCATGCTCACCCTCGCCGGTCTCCCGCTGGCCGTCGCCGTCGCGGGCGCGGTGGGGAACCTGGTGATGATGTCACGGCAGCGCAGCGCCGAACTCGCACTCGACGGCGTCATCGGTGCCACCCCACGCCAGCAAATCCTGATCCCGATCTTCGAGGCGCTCATCATCACCCTCACCGCAAGCATCCTCGGCCTGATCATGGCAACGGTCGGCGGTTCACTGCTCGCCCTAGGTCTGAGTCAGGTCCTGCCGCAGGCGCAGCTCGTGATGCCCTGGGCTTTGCTGGCCGGCAGCGTCCTCGCCTGCCTCATCGTCGTCACCGCCGCCACCACCGGCCCAATCATTCGCTCCCTAGGCGCCCCGGCACCCACAGTCATCTCCCGCTTCATAGCCACCTGA
- a CDS encoding response regulator: MSPIRVVLVDDHPMFREGVRFTLHRADDIEVVAEAADGAAAIAAVADTAPDVVLMDLAMPGVGGLEAITRILHDHPSVAVLVLTMSEHDTALFAALRAGARGYLVKGAPGQEIVSAIRSVAAGHVLIGAPVAARTLEVLTDPGPPGSADLGIDYGLTEREHEVLGLLARGLTNQQIADRLVISPITARNHVSKILTKLQLRSRRDVIRRFGRHERS; this comes from the coding sequence ATGAGCCCAATCCGGGTCGTCCTCGTCGACGACCACCCCATGTTCCGAGAGGGCGTGCGCTTCACGCTCCACCGAGCCGACGACATCGAGGTCGTCGCCGAGGCCGCAGACGGAGCCGCCGCGATCGCCGCCGTCGCCGACACCGCTCCGGACGTCGTTCTCATGGATCTCGCGATGCCGGGAGTCGGCGGCCTCGAAGCGATCACGAGGATCCTCCACGACCACCCGAGCGTCGCCGTCCTGGTACTGACCATGTCCGAACACGACACAGCCCTCTTCGCTGCGCTGCGGGCCGGGGCACGCGGATACCTCGTCAAAGGTGCACCCGGTCAGGAGATCGTCTCGGCGATCCGCTCGGTCGCCGCAGGTCACGTCCTGATCGGCGCGCCCGTCGCGGCCCGCACCCTCGAGGTCCTCACCGACCCCGGCCCGCCGGGGTCCGCGGACTTGGGCATCGACTACGGACTGACCGAGCGCGAGCATGAGGTGCTCGGACTTCTCGCCCGCGGCCTGACGAACCAACAGATCGCAGACCGACTCGTCATTTCACCAATAACCGCCCGAAATCACGTGAGCAAAATCTTGACGAAACTCCAGCTACGCAGCCGCCGGGACGTCATCCGCCGTTTCGGACGCCACGAAAGATCCTGA
- a CDS encoding sensor histidine kinase: MSGSTPARVGPWSAAAATIALSLAAAWVAGTGPGGAAGLDGVGLKLLVMPLLWAIPGALIAAVGPRLLGWSMIAVAALFALSALAGASLHAGVTSGAPWWIWYADRASALIVPLTLVVLLLVPDGRLPSRRWRPWATAAVGLQVLAVAAWASLQGPAAASDSSLPAWTGELANPVGLLPGGWGEPLQSWAEVAIQVPFLLVPVAVYGKLRGAHGDTRRRVVSVLLAVVTFTLLIVVGRWLWPAGGDLLDIVAGGLLALTVTASVLRFRLGWVDRVVGRLTVFLVLATVLALGYALVVSLASTAGSQLSPVAVGLIAAAVTLALAPARARLQDAVDWALYGDSRESARVRRLTEELASSRHQLVTAREEERVLLRRQLHDGLGPTLAGVAMQLRDLDQIVQEDPDLARSRLDRLAQATHQALDEVRQMSRQLRPPALDELGLVGALEEVAESLGLDCVVVSENLGALPPGPEAAAYRIGREALTNVARHSGCTSAQLTIARHRDGVQLEVRDHGAGRSGPTGVGTLSMRERAHELGGSLSIEDTDGGGTTVRAWLPLPAQGGIR; this comes from the coding sequence ATGAGCGGGAGCACTCCGGCGAGGGTGGGTCCATGGTCGGCGGCGGCGGCGACCATCGCCCTCTCCCTCGCCGCCGCGTGGGTTGCCGGGACCGGGCCTGGCGGGGCGGCGGGACTGGACGGGGTCGGTCTGAAGCTTCTGGTGATGCCGCTGCTGTGGGCCATCCCCGGGGCGCTCATCGCAGCCGTCGGCCCGCGGCTGCTCGGCTGGTCGATGATCGCGGTGGCGGCATTGTTCGCCCTCTCCGCCCTGGCCGGTGCGAGCCTGCACGCCGGCGTCACCTCGGGCGCACCCTGGTGGATCTGGTATGCCGACCGGGCCTCGGCACTGATCGTGCCGCTGACGCTGGTGGTGCTGCTCCTGGTGCCGGACGGACGGCTGCCATCGCGGCGCTGGCGACCCTGGGCTACGGCTGCGGTCGGGCTCCAGGTTCTGGCCGTGGCCGCCTGGGCATCCCTGCAGGGTCCGGCGGCGGCCTCGGACTCCTCGCTGCCGGCCTGGACGGGTGAGCTCGCGAACCCGGTCGGACTCCTCCCCGGCGGTTGGGGCGAGCCCTTACAGAGCTGGGCCGAGGTCGCGATCCAGGTGCCGTTCCTGCTCGTGCCGGTCGCGGTATACGGGAAGCTGCGCGGCGCCCACGGAGATACCCGCCGGCGGGTGGTGAGCGTCCTACTCGCCGTCGTGACCTTCACGCTCCTCATCGTCGTAGGACGCTGGCTCTGGCCGGCCGGCGGCGATCTGCTCGACATCGTCGCAGGCGGGCTGCTGGCTCTGACCGTGACGGCGAGCGTGCTCCGCTTCCGCCTGGGCTGGGTGGACCGGGTCGTGGGCCGGCTGACCGTCTTCCTCGTGCTCGCTACGGTGCTCGCCCTCGGGTATGCCCTAGTCGTCTCCCTCGCGTCCACTGCTGGGTCGCAGCTCTCACCGGTCGCGGTCGGCCTCATCGCCGCCGCGGTCACCCTCGCCCTAGCCCCGGCCCGAGCCCGCCTCCAGGACGCGGTCGACTGGGCCCTCTACGGCGACTCACGCGAGAGCGCCCGGGTGCGGCGCCTGACCGAAGAGCTGGCCTCCAGCCGGCACCAGCTCGTCACCGCCCGGGAGGAGGAGCGGGTGCTGCTGCGACGTCAGCTCCACGACGGCCTCGGGCCGACGCTTGCAGGAGTCGCGATGCAGCTGCGCGACCTGGACCAGATTGTCCAAGAGGATCCCGACCTGGCGCGGAGCAGACTGGACCGCCTGGCGCAGGCGACCCATCAGGCCCTGGACGAGGTGAGACAGATGAGCCGGCAGCTGCGCCCGCCGGCACTGGACGAGCTCGGGCTGGTCGGTGCCCTCGAAGAGGTCGCCGAGAGCCTGGGCCTCGACTGCGTGGTGGTCAGCGAGAACCTGGGTGCACTTCCGCCTGGACCCGAGGCCGCCGCATACCGGATCGGGCGCGAAGCGCTCACCAACGTCGCCCGCCACTCCGGATGCACGTCGGCGCAGCTGACGATCGCCCGACACCGCGACGGCGTGCAGCTCGAGGTGCGTGACCATGGTGCCGGGCGCAGCGGCCCAACCGGAGTGGGGACGCTGTCCATGCGGGAGCGGGCACACGAGCTCGGCGGGTCGCTCTCGATCGAGGACACCGACGGCGGCGGCACCACCGTCCGCGCCTGGCTGCCCCTCCCCGCGCAGGGAGGGATCCGATGA
- a CDS encoding ArsR/SmtB family transcription factor: MTQATATTRRSLELEAVGLAAAACLFNGFSDPSRLTILRHLTLGEHRVVDLTAHLNLAQSTVSKHLACLRDCGLVASRPEGRASVFSLTHPEAVLELFSAAERLLSLTGEAVTLCPTYGTTTIEGAR; the protein is encoded by the coding sequence ATGACTCAGGCAACCGCGACGACTCGACGATCCTTGGAACTCGAAGCAGTTGGGTTGGCAGCGGCGGCGTGCCTGTTCAACGGCTTCAGCGACCCATCTCGGCTCACGATCCTCCGGCACCTCACACTCGGTGAGCACCGGGTCGTAGACCTCACCGCGCACCTCAACCTGGCGCAGAGCACCGTCTCCAAGCATCTGGCCTGCCTGCGGGACTGCGGGTTGGTGGCCTCACGTCCCGAGGGCCGTGCGTCCGTCTTCTCGCTGACCCACCCCGAGGCCGTGCTGGAGCTGTTCTCCGCTGCCGAACGACTGCTGAGCCTGACCGGCGAAGCCGTCACCCTGTGCCCGACCTACGGCACGACCACCATCGAGGGAGCCCGATGA
- a CDS encoding cation diffusion facilitator family transporter, producing the protein MTSPAPNVPGATTLTEDETERLTRRGLRLCQFTVAYNVVEGAVAITAGLLAGLVSLVGFGIDSGIESAASVLVGLRLAARLRHGEADEAKERRALRAVAVTFFVLAAYVSFEGIRSLVGGETPDNSVVGIVLLTLSLIVMPVLARAKKRVGEQLGGDKLILADAAETRICVLLSISTLLGLVLFALTGAAWLDPVAGFVIAAFAIHEGREAWEGELVEDDDDDD; encoded by the coding sequence ATGACCAGCCCCGCGCCCAACGTCCCAGGAGCGACAACCCTCACCGAGGACGAGACCGAGCGCCTCACCCGGCGCGGGCTCCGCCTGTGCCAATTCACCGTCGCGTACAACGTGGTGGAGGGGGCCGTCGCGATCACGGCGGGCCTGCTGGCCGGGCTGGTGTCACTCGTGGGGTTCGGGATCGACTCCGGCATCGAATCCGCCGCCTCGGTCCTCGTCGGCCTTCGGCTCGCCGCCCGCCTGCGCCACGGTGAGGCCGACGAAGCCAAGGAGCGCCGGGCGCTGCGCGCGGTCGCGGTCACCTTCTTCGTTCTCGCCGCGTACGTGTCGTTCGAGGGCATCCGGTCTCTGGTCGGCGGCGAGACCCCGGACAACTCGGTCGTCGGCATCGTCCTACTCACGCTGTCGCTCATCGTCATGCCGGTCTTGGCGCGCGCCAAGAAGCGGGTCGGCGAACAACTCGGCGGCGACAAGTTGATCCTCGCCGACGCAGCCGAGACCAGGATCTGCGTCCTCCTCAGCATCTCGACGCTGCTCGGGCTGGTGCTGTTCGCCCTCACCGGCGCGGCGTGGCTCGACCCCGTCGCCGGGTTCGTCATCGCTGCGTTCGCCATCCACGAGGGCCGCGAAGCCTGGGAGGGCGAACTCGTGGAGGACGATGATGACGACGATTGA